TCGTTTTCGTCATCCAGTATTTCGGCTATGACATCACTTTCTTCATAGCGGGACTGGGCGTCCTGGGGCTGATCATCGCTTTTGCGGCTCAGGATACCCTGAGCAACTTCTTCAGCGGAATACACATCATGCTGGACAGACCGTTCTCGGTGGGAGACAGGCTCGTGCTGGAGTCGGGCGAGACCTGCAGAGTGCTGGACGTGGGTCTGCGGAGCACGAAGATGTACGACATATCCGCCCACAACATCATAATCCTGCCAAACAACAAGGTCGCGAGCATGAAGATCCTCAACGAGACGCGACCGGACGAGAGAAGCCGTGCGAGGGTTGATGTTGGGGTCGAATGCGGAGCCGATGTCCAGAAGGTGGAACGGCTTCTCCTCGAGATTGCGAGTTCCCACCCGAACGTCCTGAAGGACGAGGGATCTGCCCCGTTCGTGAGGTTCCTTGAGTTCGGAGACTCGAGCCTGAACTTCATGGTCAAATGCTGGGTGGACAAGCTGACGAATAGGGGGAAGGTGGAGAGCGATTTCAGGACGGAGATAAATCGGCGGTTCGCGGAGGAGGGCATCGACATCCCGTTCCCGCTGACGGTGGTCAAACTGCAGCAGGAGTAGGAGCCTGGGTCGTCGGCACAATCCTTAAATCCTCCTTGGGCTTTGAAAGCCATACTTGTCCATCATTCCTGATTATGGGGACCCGACAGACCCCGCTGTGAGAGCGAAGTACGGCACCTTGGAATCCACGGTCAGTCTCATCGGGAACGGCTCGCTGTTCGCGTCGAAACTCGCGATTGGCCTCCTGATTTCCAGCATAGCGCTCTTTGGCGATTCGATGAATCACATGACGGATGTCGGTATCTCCCTTGTCATTCTCTTTGGGTTCAGACTGGCCAAGAAGGAGGCGGATCTCGAACACCCGTACGGACATGCCCGGGCGGAGCAGATACTGTCCGTGGCCGTGGCGACTCTCGTAATAGTCATGGGGATCGCAATCCTCTTCAGCTCGGTGCAGGGGCTTGCGGAACCCGCGATAAGCTCTCAACCGATTGCCTCTGTCCTCATCCTCTCTTTTGCGGGGGTCAAGGAACTGATGGCGCAATTCGCATTCAGGATAGGAAGGAAGATCGATAGCGGAGTCCTCATCGCGGATGGGTGGAACCACAGATTCGACGCCATCATCTCCGTTGTGATAGCCGCTGGGATCTACTTGACAATGATGGATGATGCGTTCAGGGTCGTGGACCCGATCCTGGGCATCCTCGTAGCGCTGGCCGTCGTCATCACAGGCATCAAGCTCGTGAAGGAGGCCGGGCGTGAGCTTCTGGGGAGAGCCCCGCCCGCTGAGGTTGTCGAGAGAGTGGTTCAGATCGCGGAGGCCGTCGAAGGTGTCACCGATGCTCACGAGGTGAGGGTCCACGAATACGGGACGAGGAAGGTCATGTCGCTTCACATAGCCGTCGAGGAGGGGATCATGGCCAAAGATGCCCATGAGATAGCGACCGAGGTGGAGGATTCCATAGAGGAGGAGTTCACGGTTGCGCCGACCGTTCATGTCGAACCCACCGAGGCAGCTGAGGGCCTGGAGGACCTGGAAGAGCTCGTCGCCAAGATGGTCCAACGCTACGACGAGATTCTGTCGTCGCACAACATAAGAGTCGCGCCCCGCAAGAGGGGCGGCGAGATCGACTTGCACGTGATAGTGGACGGGGAGATGAGTGTCGAGGAAATGCACGAACTCGTCCACAACCTCTCCGATGACATCAGACTGAAACTCGACGGATTCGAGGTCAAAGTCCACGTTGAGCCCTGCAAGAAGGATTGCAGCATCTGCGAGGAGATATGCTCCAAGGGTCTCGAACAGAGAGACAGCTTCTCACCCGACCGCTGACTTCCGAGGGAAAATCAAAATAGCATTCAAGCATATCCCTGGGCATGGATCTGAGACATGCCATCAGGATATACCAATTCGCTGAGAGGCTGAAATCGGAACTGATAATAGCAAACAACCTGATTCAGGAAACGTCCACACTGACACAGGAGATATCGGGCGGAAAGAGGATTCTGACCTCGTATTTGAACGCCGTTCTCATGGAGGCGAATCTGGCGGTGAACACCGCTCAGTCCCCCTTCTTTCAGTCCGTTGCGGAGAAGCTCGGTCTGGCCCTCAATGAGATTGACATGTCCAATTTCTCGGAGGCCACGAGGGCGACGACGGAGGCTCTCACACTGTCGACGAGCGCGGCGGGGGAAGCGGCGCAGGTCCTCATGGAAAACAACGTCCTTTGACGGCAAGGCGTCTCGCTGATTTCAATCTCACAGAGTGCCAAACCTCTTTAAAATGAGCAGGTTATTAGCTCTTGAGGTTGAACTGCATGAAGCTCGCCTGTCCGATTTGCAGAGACGTTTTTGACACCCCCGAGAAGAAATGCCCTAATTGTGGCGATGAGCACCAGGTGGCGGTCCTCGAGGAGGAAAGGCTGCTTGAGGAGTCCGAGGCCGTCACCAGAGAGAGCGAGGCATTGGGCTTGAGTGAGCTCGTCGGGGCCATTGACTCTGTCATCATCCAGGTCGCCCCAGGGAGGATGGCCGACACTGTCAACGAACTCCGGGGCATGACATC
This Candidatus Thermoplasmatota archaeon DNA region includes the following protein-coding sequences:
- a CDS encoding cation-efflux pump, yielding MSIIPDYGDPTDPAVRAKYGTLESTVSLIGNGSLFASKLAIGLLISSIALFGDSMNHMTDVGISLVILFGFRLAKKEADLEHPYGHARAEQILSVAVATLVIVMGIAILFSSVQGLAEPAISSQPIASVLILSFAGVKELMAQFAFRIGRKIDSGVLIADGWNHRFDAIISVVIAAGIYLTMMDDAFRVVDPILGILVALAVVITGIKLVKEAGRELLGRAPPAEVVERVVQIAEAVEGVTDAHEVRVHEYGTRKVMSLHIAVEEGIMAKDAHEIATEVEDSIEEEFTVAPTVHVEPTEAAEGLEDLEELVAKMVQRYDEILSSHNIRVAPRKRGGEIDLHVIVDGEMSVEEMHELVHNLSDDIRLKLDGFEVKVHVEPCKKDCSICEEICSKGLEQRDSFSPDR